From a single Streptomyces rubradiris genomic region:
- a CDS encoding GNAT family N-acetyltransferase, translating into MEHPVTTPAIELRHYGHDDLPQIRQTLLDVHADAYADQMDDEFNQKFPWFVDHWGGNPGFSCVIAYDSGEPVGFAYGAPAAPGREWWREHVDEPPTDSTTFSFSELMVRPKWRKTGVSEHLHNDLLAHRPEALVVLLVDPSHPKVQALYERWGYKKVGNRQPFPDSPNFAVMLLDLHSTAFYQNGYEK; encoded by the coding sequence ATGGAGCACCCCGTGACCACACCCGCCATCGAGCTCCGCCACTACGGGCACGACGACCTGCCCCAGATCCGACAGACGCTCCTCGACGTGCACGCCGACGCGTACGCAGATCAGATGGACGATGAGTTCAACCAGAAGTTCCCGTGGTTCGTCGATCACTGGGGAGGCAACCCCGGCTTCTCCTGCGTCATCGCGTACGACTCGGGCGAGCCGGTCGGCTTCGCATACGGAGCGCCGGCCGCCCCGGGACGAGAGTGGTGGCGTGAGCACGTGGACGAGCCGCCGACGGATAGCACGACGTTCAGCTTCTCGGAGCTGATGGTGCGGCCGAAGTGGCGCAAGACCGGGGTCTCTGAGCATCTACACAACGATCTGCTGGCTCATCGTCCGGAGGCCCTGGTCGTACTGCTCGTGGACCCGAGCCACCCCAAGGTCCAGGCCCTGTACGAGCGGTGGGGGTACAAGAAGGTTGGGAACCGTCAGCCCTTCCCGGACTCCCCCAACTTCGCCGTCATGCTGCTCGACCTGCACTCGACCGCCTTCTACCAGAACGGCTACGAGAAGTGA
- a CDS encoding helix-turn-helix domain-containing protein: MTTSVGGRCTGTDPSHLTTASPATPAPAEIVLGVYLRALRHAREQTLSDMARYAAVSVSALSRIERGENPISPHTLHALLQHYGVGARYIQYLARHLPLAARGNQHYTPQERRRA, translated from the coding sequence GTGACAACATCGGTCGGTGGGCGCTGCACTGGCACTGACCCGTCCCACCTGACCACCGCCAGCCCGGCAACCCCCGCACCGGCCGAGATCGTCCTGGGCGTCTACCTGCGCGCCCTGCGGCACGCGCGTGAGCAGACGCTCTCGGACATGGCGCGCTACGCCGCGGTCAGTGTGTCCGCGCTCAGCAGGATCGAGCGCGGGGAGAATCCGATCTCTCCGCACACCCTGCACGCCCTCCTCCAGCACTATGGGGTGGGCGCCAGGTACATTCAGTACCTGGCACGGCACCTACCGTTGGCCGCGCGCGGCAACCAGCACTACACGCCGCAGGAGCGGCGGCGCGCCTAG
- the ltrA gene encoding group II intron reverse transcriptase/maturase, translated as MRQTVPTARRTSTANGPQGDPLDWHGIDWASTEGNVRRLRQRIFKATQEGDLKKVRNLQKLMLRSRSNTLLSVKRVTQQSKGRKTAGIDRERALTPQARARMAVEIDQQTQPWRARPVKRVYIPKSNGKQRPLGIPVMRDRVIQARVKNALEPEWEARFESRSYGFRPGRGCHDAIQAIFSTAKGKTAKRQWVLDADLAAAFDRIDHEHLLSCVGGFPARELVRQWLKAGVVDNGRFTRTDEGTPQGGVISPLLLNIALHGMEEAAGVRFATRKGTVMWAAKGTPILVRYADDFAVFCTSKEEAEKVKSRLGEWLEPRGLRFNEEKTRILHLSEGFDFLGFNVRRHGDSLIITPSKDAVKRIRYRLRSETQALLGQSITVVLRRLSPIVRGWSAYYRTVVSSKTFSALDSYVWTLTYKWAKRTHPKKSKHWIVNKYFGRLNRSKNNNWVFGDRTTGAHLPKFAWTNIRRHQLVKGKSSPDDPALHDYWSQRRRTRTPPPMDKISLNLAARQKGLCPLCGQALIAGAEYEPESPREWIDWFDAMKKRLHKHHFTYRRDGGSDEVKNLRLVHSECHQQLHARDGRNKQQFL; from the coding sequence ATGCGACAGACAGTCCCTACTGCCCGCCGCACCTCCACAGCGAACGGACCGCAGGGCGACCCACTGGACTGGCACGGCATCGACTGGGCCAGCACTGAGGGAAACGTACGGCGCCTGAGACAACGGATCTTCAAAGCGACACAGGAAGGGGACCTCAAGAAGGTCCGCAATCTGCAGAAGCTCATGCTGCGGAGCCGCAGTAACACGCTATTGAGCGTGAAACGGGTAACGCAGCAGAGCAAGGGCCGCAAGACGGCAGGCATCGACAGGGAACGAGCGCTCACCCCCCAGGCGCGTGCTCGCATGGCGGTCGAAATAGACCAGCAAACCCAGCCCTGGAGAGCCAGGCCCGTCAAGCGGGTCTACATCCCGAAGAGCAATGGAAAGCAACGCCCGCTCGGCATCCCAGTAATGCGCGACCGAGTAATCCAGGCACGCGTAAAGAACGCACTGGAACCCGAGTGGGAAGCCCGGTTCGAATCACGATCCTACGGATTCCGACCAGGCCGCGGATGCCACGACGCCATCCAGGCGATCTTCAGCACCGCGAAGGGCAAAACGGCCAAGCGCCAGTGGGTACTCGACGCCGACCTGGCCGCAGCGTTCGACCGCATCGACCACGAACACCTGCTCAGCTGCGTCGGCGGCTTCCCTGCCAGGGAACTCGTCCGGCAGTGGCTGAAGGCGGGCGTGGTCGACAACGGGCGCTTCACTCGCACCGACGAGGGAACACCTCAAGGCGGAGTAATCAGCCCCTTGTTGCTCAATATTGCACTTCACGGAATGGAGGAAGCCGCAGGCGTTCGTTTCGCAACCCGCAAAGGAACAGTGATGTGGGCTGCGAAGGGGACGCCAATCCTGGTGCGTTACGCCGACGACTTTGCAGTGTTCTGCACGAGCAAGGAGGAGGCTGAGAAGGTCAAGTCGCGGCTTGGTGAATGGCTTGAACCCCGAGGTCTTCGCTTCAACGAAGAGAAGACGCGAATCCTTCATCTTTCCGAAGGGTTCGACTTCCTCGGCTTCAACGTTCGACGCCATGGCGACAGCCTGATCATTACGCCCAGCAAGGATGCGGTGAAGAGAATCCGGTATCGACTGCGTTCCGAGACGCAAGCTCTTCTCGGGCAGAGCATCACAGTCGTACTTCGCAGACTCTCCCCGATCGTCAGGGGCTGGTCTGCGTACTACCGGACGGTGGTGTCCAGCAAGACATTCTCAGCGCTGGACAGTTACGTGTGGACGCTCACCTACAAGTGGGCCAAGCGCACCCACCCGAAGAAGTCGAAGCACTGGATTGTCAACAAGTACTTCGGCAGACTCAACCGGTCCAAGAACAATAACTGGGTCTTCGGTGACCGCACCACAGGTGCACATCTTCCCAAGTTCGCCTGGACCAACATCAGAAGACACCAACTAGTCAAGGGAAAGTCGTCACCCGACGATCCCGCGCTCCATGACTACTGGAGTCAGCGTCGCAGGACGCGCACACCTCCACCAATGGACAAGATCAGCCTTAATCTGGCAGCCCGCCAGAAAGGGCTCTGTCCGCTCTGCGGTCAGGCGCTCATCGCTGGAGCAGAATACGAGCCGGAAAGCCCACGCGAGTGGATCGACTGGTTCGATGCGATGAAGAAGCGGTTGCACAAACATCATTTCACCTACCGTCGAGACGGTGGATCTGATGAAGTCAAGAATCTTCGACTCGTTCACTCCGAATGTCATCAGCAGCTTCATGCACGAGATGGCAGAAACAAACAGCAGTTTCTGTGA